One window of Triticum dicoccoides isolate Atlit2015 ecotype Zavitan chromosome 5A, WEW_v2.0, whole genome shotgun sequence genomic DNA carries:
- the LOC119297152 gene encoding uncharacterized protein LOC119297152: MTEGFIYPNMKEFKLALSQHAIKHEFEYNTEKSALCRFRGYCKRRDEDNCPWRIHASTTDDLCTVVVKKNPFGHDCSSARRKKKVKNATKYWICEKVKDWLIEDATLGAKELRKKLKEHHKVKINYKRVYMGKLLALKQLYGDWDISFDNLYRFKAQVESCCLSSIVQIDHHTINGKIRFRRIFVAMKPCIEGFLSGCRPYLAIDSTFLTGRFKGQLASATAVDGHNWMYPVSFGVFDSETNENWIWFMQLLRQAIGSPNGLAICTDAGQAVMTGVKECSQRQNIGNACFTW; encoded by the exons ATGACTGAAGGTTTCATATATCCCAATATGAAGGAGTTTAAGTTGGCCCTTTCTCAGCATGCTATCAAACATGAATTTGAGTATAACACAGAGAAGAGTGCACTATGTAGGTTTAGGGGCTATTGTAAAAGAAGAGATGAAGATAATTGTCCATGGAGGATACATGCTTCTACAACGGATGATTTGTGTACCGTAGTG GTGAAAAAAAACCCTTTTGGTCATGATTGCTCTAGTGCAAGAAGGAAAAAGAAGGTCAAGAATGCAACTAAGTACTGGATATGTGAGAAGGTGAAGGACTGGCTCATTGAAGATGCAACTCTAGGAGCAAAGGAATTGCGAAAGAAGCTTAAAGAACACCACAAGGTCAAAATCAACTACAAGAGAGTATATATGGGTAAGTTGCTAGCCTTGAAGCAACTATATGGTGATTGGGATATCAGCTTTGACAATTTGTATAGGTTTAAGGCACAAGTTGAAAGTTGTTGCCTCAGTAGCATAGTCCAGATTGATCATCACACAATAAATGGTAAAATCAGGTTTAGAAGAATTTTTGTTGCTATGAAACCTTGCATAGAGGGGTTCCTTAGTGGCTGCAGACCATATTTGGCAATAGATAGCACATTCTTGACGGGCAGGTTCAAGGGGCAGCTGGCTAGTGCTACCGCCGTTGATGGCCATAATTGGATGTATCCGGTTAGTTTTGGAGTCTTTGATTCTGAAACTAACGAGAATTGGATTTGGTTCATGCAATTGCTAAGACAGGCCATAGGATCACCAAATGGGTTGGCCATATGCACCGATGCTGGTCAAGCAGTAATGACAGGGGTGAAAGAGTGTTCCCAGAGGCAGAACATAGGGAATGCATGTTTCACTTGgtga